TCTGAATAAAGACACCAGGAAATTTTTATTACGGACATCTATGTGATATCCCAAAAATAGAATCTCCACAGCAACGACGATTCAGAAAAAAAACCTTTTCCGGACAGGCACAAATTGAACACCTGATAAAAGCCATGCAATATCTCAGCACCAGGGGTGGGGTCGCCCCCTGTCCTTTACAGCAGCAGTCATGATGGGACTTGCCGAAGACGGCGGACTCCTTCTTCCCAGAACAATTCCAAGAGTAGGGTGCGAAACACTGGCATCCTGGCAAAACCTGACTTATCCTGAACTCGCCTTCGAAATCATGAGTCGTTTTATTGATGATATTCCGGCAAATGATCTCAAGGATATCATAGCCCGCTCTTATGACACCTTTACCCGGAATGAAATAACTCCTCTTGCCCATGTGGGAGAGTATCATATACTTGAGCTGTTCCATGGCCCAACCCTTGCTTTCAAAGATATAGCACTGCAGTTTCTCGGCAATCTTTTTGAATATCTGCTGGACAAAAATAAATCAACCCTCAATATCCTCGGGGCAACTTCCGGGGACACCGGGAGCGCAGCAATATACGGGGTGAGAGGAAAAGAACGGATAAAGATCTTCATTCTCCATCCCCATGGAAGAGTCAGCAAAGTCCAGGAAAAGCAGATGACAACCGTGGTGGACGATAATGTTTTCAACATCGCCATCAGGGGGTCTTTTGATGATGCCCAGGCTATCGTGAAAAAGATTTTCAGTGATGTCGATTTTAAAGCGGAAAACAATCTCGGCGCCATCAATTCCATTAACTGGGCCCGTGTTCTCGCCCAGGTTGTCTATTATGTTTACAGCTGTCTCCATATCATAGACCACGAAAAGGATTCTTCCCTGGATTTCGCTATTCCCACAGGCAATTTCGGCGATATATTCGCAGGCTTTATCGCCAGAAGAATGTTGCCAGAGGGAACAATCAGACAACTGGTCCTGGCAACTAATTCGAATGATATCCTCAGTCGACTGGTCAACAGGGGAGACTACTCCCTTGGAGAGGTCAGGATAACGTCCAGCCCCTCCATGGATATCCAGGCCGCTTCCAATTTTGAGAGGTATCTTTACTACCTGGTCGACAGCGATGCCACCCGTACCGGAGAATTAATGGAAGAATTCTTAAAGAACGGCTCTCTTGATCTGAAGAGTTATCAGGAACAGATCAAAAGAGATTTTACAGCAGCCTCCGTAGCTGAAGATGAGGTTCTCAAAACTATAGCCCATTATCATGCAGAATACGGTTATCTGCTTGACCCCCATACAGCCGTTGGAGTCAGGGCGGCAGAACAGTATAAAACCACTGGCATTCCCATGATCTGCCTTGCAACTGCCCATCCGGCTAAATTCGGCGAAGTAGTTGCAGAAGCAGTAAACACTGAACCGGAACTTCCAGAAAACATTTCAGCAATTTTAACAGCTGAATCACGATGCGAAATCATGGAAGCAAACGCAAATGACATCCGCGAGTATATATCCACGCATGCTCACGGTAAAGATGAGGGAAAATAACAGGATCCACCGAGGAACTTGACTTTCTCGGCAGACTGCTCTAATGTCACTTGCACGATAATTGTTCAGGCAGTTGTATTCTTTTTGACTGTTTTTCAATCATATTTATTTACTATTTTGAGGTATCTTTATGTTTGGTCTTGGTATGCCGGAACTCATAGTTATTCTGGTTATTATTGTCATCATTTTCGGAGCGGGCAAACTCCCTGAAATCGGCTCAGGCATTGGTAAAGGCATTAAAAATTTCAAAGACGCGACCAAAAAAGAAGAAGAACAAAAAAAAATTGATGATGATCAGGAACCTGATAACAAAGCCTGATCTTCAGATAATTATCTCTTAAACTGAGAGGGGACCATATAATGTTTGGACTGGGAACACCTGAATTAATAGTCATTCTTGCAATTGCTTTCCTCGTCTTCGGCGGTAAAAAACTGCCGGAAATAGGTTCCGGCCTCGGTAAGGCAATCTCTTCTTTCAAAAAAGGTATTCAGGGAGTTGAAGAAGAGGGGCGGGAAATAATCAATGATATCCCCGGAGTCAAGGAAGCTGCGGATGTCAAGGAAAAGGTTGATCAGGTAAAGAACCTGGGGAAAATTGGGAACATATTGAAATAATCAACCATACAGGGAGTCCCCATCCTGCTCCCTGTAGAATTCCAGACCTGGAAGAGTCTTTATTTTCTCACAATAATCTTTTTATCCATTTGCCTGGACTCATTCGAAAATCTCCTCTACGAATGATCTTTTTTCACCACAGGTAGGATTTTCATCACAGCGAAACGATGTCAATCCTTCGCCCACAGGACACAAATGGCTGTGCTTTATGATCCAGCCATGCTGTATCGTTTGCATTCTTACTTTTCTTTCTTTTTTTTCTCTTTTCACGCTTTTCATTTCTGAGAATTATCAATTACCTCTCTCTTTTTCTGCTGTAAGATTTCTCCAGGTCAGCCTGGGTTTCATGGATAACCGAAAAATAAACTACCTCAACCATTTATTCCCAGGCCAAGGCAATATTCTTGACTTTTTTGTAATAATTGTTTAAAAAGAACGACTCAATTATACTTTTTTGTCTAATTTTGTCCGGCAGGATCCCGCCTGGTTCTCATCAGATCGACGTCCACATCTTGCCCACAGGCAATTTTACCTATTCTTATCAGGAGAGAGACATGTGTCGTTTAGCCCTGAAAACCGCCAACAGGCCCTTTTCACCCTACGAGGTTCTGACTGCCATGGAGGCCATGCAGGAAGGATATGACGGCTCCGGCCTTGGTCTGCTTCTTCGTGGCATGGAATTTGAAGATTTCAAATACAATCCCAAATTTCCCATTCTGTCGGGAATCGCCCACACCGAAAAAGGCTGGCATCAGATGACCAGTTTCATGGAAGACCGCGGGTATGAGTTAAAATACGACCATCGGTTTTCAATGCACCCGGAACTGATCGAGGCGAATGACCGCTATCGATATTTCGTGAGGGCCTACAGAATGCCCGAGAGATTCAGGGGTATTGCCAAAGAAAAACAAGAAGCGGAACTTCTGAAAACACGGCTGGCTTTAAGAAAAATAGGTGAAGAGAATAATGATCTCTCGGTCTTCTCTTTCTGGCCGGATGTGGCGATGATAAAGGAAGTAGGCTGGCCCCTGCAGATTGGAGATGCTCTTTGTCTGCATGACGGTCAGATAAAATCGAGGGTCTGTATGGCCCAGGGCCGTCAGAATACCAATTACGGCATCAACCTGTATGCCTGCCATCCTTTCTTCATCCAGGGCATCTCCACCATGACTAATGGAGAAAATACCGCTTTTGTCCCCATCAAAGAATGGTTGCTGGGAAAAAACATTACCGGCTACATGGGTTACCAGAGTGACAGTGAGGTCTTTGCCCACATCCTCCACTATACACTAAAGAAACTGAAACTCCCTCTGGCCGCTTATAAGCATATTATTACTCCTTTGAGTACTTCGGAACTGAACAGCCACCCCCAGGGTGACTTCCTCAAAGGGTTGCGAGACGCCTGCAAACGTCTGGTCATAGATGGACCGAATGCAGTAATTGGCACCCTGCCCGATGAAACATGCCTGCTGGTCATGGATCAGAAAAAACTGCGGCCTGCGACAGTTGGCGGTAAAAAGGGTATGTGGGCCATTGCATCAGAGATCTGTGGTGTCGATGCAATGATCCCAGACCGTGACCCCTCACTTGATTTCCAGCCAATGCGCGAACATACAGTAATTGTCCCCCCAGACAGAAAGGAACTTTTAATATGGTCTCAACACGATCAGCTGCCGTTACCCCTGGCAGCCTAACTTATACTGATTTTCCCTGGATTATCGAACACCGTGAAGACAGGTGTACACTCTGCGGCCAGTGTACTGCAGTCTGCCCCAAGGAAGCTATTCGTCTCTCCCATATGAGGCAACGACTTCCAAAACTTGACGTGATGGGAAAGAAAAGGGGCAGCGATTACAGAACATTTACTGGGATCCGCCAGCAGACCGATATGGCCCATGCCTGCATCGGCTGTGGCATGTGCTCAATGGTCTGTCCCAATGATGCCATAACCCCTGTTCCTGGCACAAACGAAAACCGTACCACTTTTTTTGACAACCAAAAAGGTGAGCCAAGGAAACGGGGGGGACGACGCAATGTCTCCGGCCCTACTCTGCTTGATCGAATTGTCTTCGATAGAATCTCCATGTTGACCGATCCGGCCCTGGATGCCGGTCGGCATGAGTTTACCATCACAACAACCCTGGGCCGGATTCTCTCTCCCGAGGATTATCTGGACAGGAAAATCAATGGTGGCTGGATCCCGGCAACCAGGGAAATTTTCCCTTTTGTCATTGGATCCATGTCCTTTGGAGCCCTCTCACCCAATATGTGGCTGGGTCTGTTGCAGGGAGTTGCGTACTGCAATGAGGTCCTTGGAATTCCGGTCGTGATGTGCACCGGTGAAGGCGGCTGTCCCCCATGGGTATTGAAAAGCCCCTACCTGAAATATATCATCCTGCAAATTGCCTCCGGTTATTTTGGCTGGGACGAAATAATCAGAGCCATTCCGGACATGCAATGTGATCCTGCGGCCATTGAGATAAAATATGGTCAGGGTGCCAAACCCGGGGATGGTGGTCTGCTGATGTGGTATAAGGTTTCAAAACTTATCGCCCGCCTCCGTGGTGTTCCTGAAGGTGTGGATCTTCCCTCCCCGCCTGTTCACCAGACACTCTACTCCATTGAGGAAAGTGTCATGAAGATGATCCAGACTCTTTCCATGGCTTTTGGTCATAAGGTACCGATTTATCCAAAAATTTCTGCTTCAACTTCGGCCAAATCCGTACTGAACAACCTGGTGCGCAACCCCTATGCTGCCGGTCTCATGATTGATGGAATTGACGGCGGTACCGGGGCCGCATACAATGTTTCCATGGATGCTACAGGGCATCCCATCGCTTCCTGTGTCCGGGAATGTTATCTTGACCTCGCGGCCCAGGGGAAACAGAACGAAATACCAATTTTTGCAGCCGGCGGTATCGGCAAAAACGGTAATGTGGCCCAGAACGGTATGGCCCTTATCATGCTTGGTGCTTCAGGAGTGCATATCGGCAAATATATCATGCAGGCTACGGCAGGATGCCTTGGCAATGAAAAAAATCGATGCAATGTCTGCAATATAGGTATCTGCCCCAAGGGCATCACCAGCCAAAATGCCAAGCTTTACAGAAGACTTGATCCAGATCTGGTTGCAGAAAGGGTTGCCGATACCTTTATGTCCATAAGTACCGAGGTAAAAAAGATCATGGCTCCTCTCGGCCGATCCCAGAGTCTGCCAATCGGCATGTCGGATGCACTGGGTATTGCGGACAAGGCAGCCGCCGACAGGCTGCAGATCAAGTACGTCTGCTAACCCGGCAGCACCAGGAAATAGATTTCAATATGCAATAGTATTTGTAATAATTTAAGGAGTTTGCAGTGATAAAAACAGTTGTGAAAGGTCGCGATGAAAACGGCAGGCGTATCAGCTCAATGCAGTTTGAAAAGCTGGTGCGCGAAGCCGCAGAATTGCCCAGGGCCTCTGAACTCGTCCTTGAATCCTACGGGCAGCATAATATAGGTATCAGGCTGCAGAGAAAAGGGGGCATCCACCTGACTGTCAAGGGACCTTCAGGACAGCGACTGGGCTGTATGGGGATGCCGGGTACAACTATCCGCTGCGAAGGTGCAACATCTGATGATGTCGGTTATCTCAACATTGGCGCAGAAATAACGGTCCTCGGTGACGCTACCAATGGTGCCTGCAATGCCATGGCCAACGGTAAGGTATTTATTGCCGGTTCCATCGGTGCCCGTGGATTGACCATGACCAAATGGAATCCCGATTATGAAAGGCCAGAACTCTGGGTTCTCGGTTCCACCGGTGACTCCTTTGCTGAATTCAACTGTGGCGGTATTGCCGTTGTCTGCGGTATTGATCCCAAAAACCCGGAAAATATCCTCGGCTATCGCCCCTGTGTGGGAATGGTTGGTGGATCCATCTATTTCAGAGGGAAAATAGACAATTCCTTTCCACCGCAAAATGCCAAACTGGTCGATCCCGACGATGAACAATGGCAATGGCTGATGGATAATATGGTCGGTTTTCTCGAAAACATAAACCGTACTGACCTCCTGAAAACCCTGTCTGTCAGGGAAGAGTGGCGGATGTTACTCACAGTTACCCCCCAGGAAAGGGCTTTAATGTGGTCCGGCCCCATGCCCATGGCGGAGTTCCGGAATAACTACTGGAACAAGGCATTCGGAGGAGATCCGCTGAGAGATCTCGCTCCGGGACTGGAGCGTTCTCCCATTGACACCATTGTAACCGGTGATCTTCGTCGCAGAAAACCATACTGGGCCAACTGTGAGTCAGCCGCGCCCTGTACATATTATTGTCCAATTCATATTCCCACCGTGGACAGACTCAGGTTGATACGGGAGGGACGGATAGATGAAGCCTATGAAATGATCCTGCAGTATACACCGCTGCCGGCCTCGGTCTGTGGCGCTGTCTGCCCGAACCTCTGCATGGAAAACTGCAGCCGTCAAAACGTCGACACTTCCATTGATGTCCAGGTCCTTGGACAATCTGTCAACACATCAAAAACTCCGGAAGCGCAGCCTCCCACCGGAACAAAAGTTGCCGTAATCGGTGGGGGTCCCGCAGGTATGAATGTTGCCTGGCAGCTGGCTCTTAACGGTATTGAAACCACTATTTTTGAACAGGACAACCAGATCGGAGGCAAACTGGCCCAGGTTATCCCCTGGGAGCGCCTTCCCCAGGCCATCTGGGATCAGGAAATCAAAAGATTCCTTGAAACTCCCAATATATCAGTCAATCTCAACACATCCCTGACCCGGGAAAAGTTTGAAGAACTGCAGAAAAAATACGATTACGTTGTTGTCGCCGTGGGAACACACGAGCCTCGCAGAATCCAGTTTCCCGGCAACGAAAAAGTCATTCCGGCCCTCGATTTCCTGAAATCAGCTAAAAGCGAAAAGCCCATGACCGTGGGGAGAGAAGTTGTCGTCATAGGAGCCGGTAATGTGGGCTGCGATGTTGCCTGTGAAGCATACCGACTTGGTGCAGAAAAAGTCACCCTGGTAGACATCCAGAAGCCCCTGGCCTTTGGTAAGGAAAAAGAGGCGGCAGAAGCGCTCGGCGCTCAATTCAGATGGCCCGTGAGCACAAAAGAGGTCACGGAAGAAGGTCTCGTCACCGACGAAGGAGAACTGATCCCAGCCCAGACTGTTATTATCTCCATTGGAGACGTTCCTGCCCTTTCTTTTTTACCGAAAACTGTTGAAACAATAACAGTTGGAGGTGCGTCATGGATTACCACAGATAAATCCCATGTGACCTCCGATGCCAGGATTCTTGCCGTGGGTGATGTGGAAAAACCAGGCCTTGCAACCAATGCCCTGGGCGCAGGTAAAACCGCTGCGGAATATATCATTGCCACCGAAAAAGGAGTTGAATACCATCCTTTTGACCGACAGCTTATACCGCAGCAGGCGTTGACCATCACCCATTATATACCTGAAGAAAGGGGTGAGACAGAAAATGACCAGGCAGACCGCTGTCTTTCCTGTGGTTCCTGCCGGGACTGCCATCTCTGTGAAACAATCTGTCCAACCGGTGCTATTACCCGCAGGGACCTGGGAACAGGACAGGAGAATGGCTATGAATATATCTCTGATGATACAAAGTGTATTGCCTGTGGCTTCTGTGCTGATACCTGCCCATGTGGCATCTGGGCCATGAATACATTCTGATGTAACTGGTCACAGGATTTGTAACTCTGTATTTTCATCCATATTAAACCTGTAAGTGATCAGGAACGCAGCATGAAAGGGCACAAATTATGATCGGCGTATCAGCCGAATACTCACATCATATCTGGCTGTGTCAATATCTGCAGGGAGCAGGCGTGCATCCGGAACCATTATTGTCAGAACCCTGCCCCGCTTCGGGTCTTTTGCCTGTTTGGTTCTGCGCTCCATACCCGAGGGACCGGCAACACCTTTTCGGGGTGGACGAACATGGAGCAGTTGGGCTTCAATAGACTGGGTTGCGGCCGGCGGCAGTTTTTTTCCTTCCGCTTTCAGGGGAGGAATTGAGCCAATTATTATTTCCATTTTCCCGCTCCTTTCTCAGGATTCTTCCTCATGTTGCCCAGATCCGTTTTATCACCTGTGCTCTTTTAAACAATAATCTATCTTCTCTATTAACATACCGCTTTTCTGTACTTTTTCAATGTTTTCTCTCTTACATTCACAGTAATAGAGAGAGGGACGTTCTTTTTTCCTGGCAATGCATTCTCTTTTGCAGGTAAATTGCATGCATTACCCGGAACAAATTTAAATCGCCATCATGAATCACTGCAATGAAAGACCCACTGAAGAAAATTCTCACACCAATAAGTGAACTGCAGAACATCAGGGGAGTTGACCTGCCCATTGGCCTTGAATTTCTTCAGCTGGTGGTAACGGGCCCGCCAGGTGCAGGTAAATCACACTATATTGACCAGATACGAGGATGGCCCAATGAGGGATTTCTTGATCTGACAAAAAAAGGCTGGTGGAAAGACCAGTCACTGCTGTACAGGCCACGGGAAGTCCACCTGGGCCTGCCTTTTAAAGGCTACAGCGAGTCACTGACCGTGTTTGACAAGGAATGGCTTGATGCCATTCCTTTGCCTGTCCTTGAGCCTGCCAGAATCAAAATACCCCCCAACAAGGAACTTCCCTTTCATACCAACTGGCGAAATCGCTACATCTTTGAGTTTCTCATTCCTGATGCAGCAACCATATTTCAACAACGGCTGTCAAGGCAGAACGAAGGGTATTTCCCGGTCGACGAAAACCTGTCAATGGAAATGGTTGAACAGCAGGTCGCAGTCTACAGGGAAGTCGCTCTCTATCTTCATCGGGCGGGGCTCAATGTCTACATTCGCCAGGGACTTGATTATCCCCCCATGAGAATTGCGGAAAAAGGCATCTCCAATGTACCACGCTGGGCGTTTGACAGGAAACCGGACCGCCCCAGTCTGAAAAGTCTGGCAGGATGGAAATGGCTCTTCCTCAGGCGATATCCCATCAAATGGCTGACAATTACTCATGAGGAACAGAAAATAACGACCGCCAGTCGGATTGCCCATGACGGTAAGACTTTTGAGCTTATTCTTGGAAGTACAGGACTGCGCTTTCATCCTGAAATCCCCCTGGGTGTCAAGAAAAAGATGATCAGGAAAAACTGGATCATCAACACTGAGCAGGCCTGTTCCACGAAGCAGATAAGCGGCTTTGCGCGAATACGTGTAGGAGAAACAGTTATTATTGGACGAGACAACCGGGAATACGACGACCTCTTTCATTTTAAAAAGAACGTAGCCAAACGCCACGTGAGTGTCACAAACAGAAAAGGTGATCTGGTCATCACACCGCTTGATATGGACTCCGAAGTCCGCATAGTCCGTTTTGACAACCTCGATTACCGGGAACGGATGGCATCAAACCGCTACCACTCACTGCTGAAAATAAAAGAGTTATTCCGTGGTCCCGTGGGTATTCTTGCTGACGACAAGGCCTTGGAACTCATTCGAAAAGTCAACAAACTGCTTGTAGAAGAACCTCTACGCCCCCGCAACAAAGAAAAGAAGGTCGGCGGACTTGTCGAACTCACCGGCAAAACAACACCCGTTATTGTCGGCGATCTCCATGGACAAGTGGATAATATACTGAAAATACTCTCAGAAAACTGCCTGTTTGACTGTCTCAGGCTGAAAACAGCAACACTGGTCATCCTGGGAGATGCCATTCATTCTGAAAATGCTAACGAAATGGATGATTTCGACAGTTCCATACTGATGATGGATCTGCTTTTTCTTTTAAAACTGCGTTTTCCTGAAAATTTTTATTACCTGCGTGGAAACCACGACAGTTTCTCCCCGACCATCAGTAAAAACGGTATTCCCCAGGGCACTCTTATGAAAAAACGTCTCCTTGAACTGAGGGGAGAAGAGTATATTATAGAAATGGAAAAGTTCTATTCCCTGCTTCCCCTGGTCATCAGCTCAAAAAAATTCGTGGCCTGTCATGCGGGTCCTCCGAGGACAAAGGTAACCAGGAAAATGCTGATCAATATAGCTGATCATCCTGAACTTGCCCAGGACCTGATAACAAACAGGCTCCAGCGCCCTCATTTTCCTGGAGGTTACAACAAGGGAGACGTAAAAAAATTCCGCAAAGGTCTTCATCTTCCGAAAAAAACTGCATTTATCGTTGGCCATACTCCCCTTGATCCTTTTGGAAGCATATGGAGGGATGTGGGGGCAATAAAGAACCATCACATCATCTATTCTGCCCACACTGAGGGCCCAAGCCTTTTTGTCGGCCTGGACAACAAAGTTGTGCCTATTACTTTCCCGGCTGAACCCTTGACAAAACTGATAAACAAACTGAAATAGTTCTCTGATATGAAAATCTGAGACAAGAGTTAATTATTGACATTCTGTCAAAAGTTGTTAATCACAGCGTGCAAAGACAGAACAGTTCCCATGAAGGTCTGTACTGCTGATCATAAATTACCTTGTGTCTGTCCAGAAATGAGATTTTTGTTCGAGTTCAGGAAGCATAGGAAAATAAAAAGCGCAGCATATTAGGCATATGTGAGCATTTTTATTTTTCGTAACGACTCAGAAATCGGGCAAAAAGGCCATTTATGGACAGGCACTACCTTAAAATCCCGGCTTTAAAAAGTTTCATCAGGAGGTTGCAGAATGGCTTTTTTACCCAACAGTCCACTTTCCGGACTCTTGCGCGGATCACCTTTTAAACCGATACAGGAACATATGCAGGTTGTTTTTTCCTGTGTCTGCCTTGTCCCGCCACTTTTTGACGCACTGTACAAGAAAGATTCGAAACAACTCTCTGAGGTGGCGGAGCAGATAAAATCCCTGGAAACCGATGCCGACAAACTCAAATCCACTTTCCGGCTCAACATGCCGAAATCCCTCTTTCTACCTGTGGACAGAAAAGATCTTCTCAGTCTTATCGGCGATCAGGATCATATTGCCGACACTGCAGAAGAAATCTGTAAAATTCTTACCTATCGTCAGATGGAAGTCCCGGAAGCGATAAAGGAGCTGCTTGATGAACTACTCGAAGGGACCATGGAAATCGCTTCCGAAGCCAAGGCCATGATCGAGCAACTGGACGAACTGCTCGAACTTGGTTTTGGTGGACGTGAATTCGACAAAGTCTCGCAGATGATATCGGGGGTGCGCCGCAGCGAACATAATATCGATGCCATTCTCCACCGTACGAGAACGGCACTGTTTGCAATCGAAAATGACCTCACGCCAGTCTCTGTCATCTTCTGGTACAAGTTGATTGACCTTCTCGGAAATATTTCCGATCAATGTGAAAACCTGGCTGACCGCCTGCTGCTTTTTCTGTCAAAATAATTTTACCATAAGGAACAATCAGATGGAAATTATTGCTGCATACGGCACTACCATGATCATTCTGGCCGTTATTTTCGGACTCTACATGACATGGGGAATAGGTGCGAATGATCTGGCAAACGCCATGGGAACTTCCGTCGGAGCCGGAGCTGTCTCTGTAAAACAGGCCATCATCATCGCCATTATTTTTGAATTTTTAGGGGCAATCCTTGCTGGAGGACATGTCACTAAAACCATCAGAAAAGGTATCATTGATCCCAGTGGAATTATCAATAACCCCGAAATTCTCGTTTACGGCATGCTGGCATCCCTGCTTGCCGCCGCGGTCTGGTTGATGGTTGCTTCCGCCAAGGGGTGGCCTGTCTCCACTACCCACTCTATCATAGGAGCTCTCATCGGTTTTGCCATCGTCGGTATAGGGCCTGATTCCGTGAAATGGACCAAGGTGGCCAGTGTTGTGCTCAGCTGGATTGTCTCTCCGATCATGGGAGGAACAATAGCTTTTCTCCTGGTCATGAGCACCAGAAAACTGATTTTCAATACTGACAATCCCCTGAAAAACGCCAAAAAATATGCCCCCGTCTATATCTTCCTCGTGGGTTTTATTATCTCTCTTGTCACCATGTTCAAAGGTCTGAAACATCTTCATATCAGCATGAGCACCGGACAAAGTTTTGGCTTTGCTGTCTTGTTCGGAGCCCTCACCGCCTCGGTTGGCTGGTATTTTATCAGAAATGTCAAGGAAGATATCAGTGCCAACCGTGAATTCAGTTATGCAAGTGTGGAAAAAGTTTTTACTCCCATGATGCTGTTCACTGCCTGTTCCATGGCCTTTGCCCATGGATCAAATGATGTGGCAAACGGTATTGGGCCTCTGGCGGCAGTTTACAGTATCGTCAGCTCCGGTGGGGAGGTCATGCAGAAATCCGACCTGCCATTCTGGATACTTCTCCTTGGTGGCGCCGGAATTGTCATTGGCCTTATTACCCTCGGTTACAGAGTTATGCTCACCGTCGGCAAAAAAATCACTGAACTCACT
The DNA window shown above is from Desulfomarina profundi and carries:
- the thrC gene encoding threonine synthase, with product MMGLAEDGGLLLPRTIPRVGCETLASWQNLTYPELAFEIMSRFIDDIPANDLKDIIARSYDTFTRNEITPLAHVGEYHILELFHGPTLAFKDIALQFLGNLFEYLLDKNKSTLNILGATSGDTGSAAIYGVRGKERIKIFILHPHGRVSKVQEKQMTTVVDDNVFNIAIRGSFDDAQAIVKKIFSDVDFKAENNLGAINSINWARVLAQVVYYVYSCLHIIDHEKDSSLDFAIPTGNFGDIFAGFIARRMLPEGTIRQLVLATNSNDILSRLVNRGDYSLGEVRITSSPSMDIQAASNFERYLYYLVDSDATRTGELMEEFLKNGSLDLKSYQEQIKRDFTAASVAEDEVLKTIAHYHAEYGYLLDPHTAVGVRAAEQYKTTGIPMICLATAHPAKFGEVVAEAVNTEPELPENISAILTAESRCEIMEANANDIREYISTHAHGKDEGK
- the tatA gene encoding twin-arginine translocase TatA/TatE family subunit, with translation MFGLGMPELIVILVIIVIIFGAGKLPEIGSGIGKGIKNFKDATKKEEEQKKIDDDQEPDNKA
- a CDS encoding Sec-independent protein translocase subunit TatA/TatB; translated protein: MFGLGTPELIVILAIAFLVFGGKKLPEIGSGLGKAISSFKKGIQGVEEEGREIINDIPGVKEAADVKEKVDQVKNLGKIGNILK
- a CDS encoding class II glutamine amidotransferase domain-containing protein, translated to MCRLALKTANRPFSPYEVLTAMEAMQEGYDGSGLGLLLRGMEFEDFKYNPKFPILSGIAHTEKGWHQMTSFMEDRGYELKYDHRFSMHPELIEANDRYRYFVRAYRMPERFRGIAKEKQEAELLKTRLALRKIGEENNDLSVFSFWPDVAMIKEVGWPLQIGDALCLHDGQIKSRVCMAQGRQNTNYGINLYACHPFFIQGISTMTNGENTAFVPIKEWLLGKNITGYMGYQSDSEVFAHILHYTLKKLKLPLAAYKHIITPLSTSELNSHPQGDFLKGLRDACKRLVIDGPNAVIGTLPDETCLLVMDQKKLRPATVGGKKGMWAIASEICGVDAMIPDRDPSLDFQPMREHTVIVPPDRKELLIWSQHDQLPLPLAA
- a CDS encoding glutamate synthase-related protein; the protein is MVSTRSAAVTPGSLTYTDFPWIIEHREDRCTLCGQCTAVCPKEAIRLSHMRQRLPKLDVMGKKRGSDYRTFTGIRQQTDMAHACIGCGMCSMVCPNDAITPVPGTNENRTTFFDNQKGEPRKRGGRRNVSGPTLLDRIVFDRISMLTDPALDAGRHEFTITTTLGRILSPEDYLDRKINGGWIPATREIFPFVIGSMSFGALSPNMWLGLLQGVAYCNEVLGIPVVMCTGEGGCPPWVLKSPYLKYIILQIASGYFGWDEIIRAIPDMQCDPAAIEIKYGQGAKPGDGGLLMWYKVSKLIARLRGVPEGVDLPSPPVHQTLYSIEESVMKMIQTLSMAFGHKVPIYPKISASTSAKSVLNNLVRNPYAAGLMIDGIDGGTGAAYNVSMDATGHPIASCVRECYLDLAAQGKQNEIPIFAAGGIGKNGNVAQNGMALIMLGASGVHIGKYIMQATAGCLGNEKNRCNVCNIGICPKGITSQNAKLYRRLDPDLVAERVADTFMSISTEVKKIMAPLGRSQSLPIGMSDALGIADKAAADRLQIKYVC
- a CDS encoding FAD-dependent oxidoreductase, with product MIKTVVKGRDENGRRISSMQFEKLVREAAELPRASELVLESYGQHNIGIRLQRKGGIHLTVKGPSGQRLGCMGMPGTTIRCEGATSDDVGYLNIGAEITVLGDATNGACNAMANGKVFIAGSIGARGLTMTKWNPDYERPELWVLGSTGDSFAEFNCGGIAVVCGIDPKNPENILGYRPCVGMVGGSIYFRGKIDNSFPPQNAKLVDPDDEQWQWLMDNMVGFLENINRTDLLKTLSVREEWRMLLTVTPQERALMWSGPMPMAEFRNNYWNKAFGGDPLRDLAPGLERSPIDTIVTGDLRRRKPYWANCESAAPCTYYCPIHIPTVDRLRLIREGRIDEAYEMILQYTPLPASVCGAVCPNLCMENCSRQNVDTSIDVQVLGQSVNTSKTPEAQPPTGTKVAVIGGGPAGMNVAWQLALNGIETTIFEQDNQIGGKLAQVIPWERLPQAIWDQEIKRFLETPNISVNLNTSLTREKFEELQKKYDYVVVAVGTHEPRRIQFPGNEKVIPALDFLKSAKSEKPMTVGREVVVIGAGNVGCDVACEAYRLGAEKVTLVDIQKPLAFGKEKEAAEALGAQFRWPVSTKEVTEEGLVTDEGELIPAQTVIISIGDVPALSFLPKTVETITVGGASWITTDKSHVTSDARILAVGDVEKPGLATNALGAGKTAAEYIIATEKGVEYHPFDRQLIPQQALTITHYIPEERGETENDQADRCLSCGSCRDCHLCETICPTGAITRRDLGTGQENGYEYISDDTKCIACGFCADTCPCGIWAMNTF
- a CDS encoding metallophosphoesterase, translating into MKDPLKKILTPISELQNIRGVDLPIGLEFLQLVVTGPPGAGKSHYIDQIRGWPNEGFLDLTKKGWWKDQSLLYRPREVHLGLPFKGYSESLTVFDKEWLDAIPLPVLEPARIKIPPNKELPFHTNWRNRYIFEFLIPDAATIFQQRLSRQNEGYFPVDENLSMEMVEQQVAVYREVALYLHRAGLNVYIRQGLDYPPMRIAEKGISNVPRWAFDRKPDRPSLKSLAGWKWLFLRRYPIKWLTITHEEQKITTASRIAHDGKTFELILGSTGLRFHPEIPLGVKKKMIRKNWIINTEQACSTKQISGFARIRVGETVIIGRDNREYDDLFHFKKNVAKRHVSVTNRKGDLVITPLDMDSEVRIVRFDNLDYRERMASNRYHSLLKIKELFRGPVGILADDKALELIRKVNKLLVEEPLRPRNKEKKVGGLVELTGKTTPVIVGDLHGQVDNILKILSENCLFDCLRLKTATLVILGDAIHSENANEMDDFDSSILMMDLLFLLKLRFPENFYYLRGNHDSFSPTISKNGIPQGTLMKKRLLELRGEEYIIEMEKFYSLLPLVISSKKFVACHAGPPRTKVTRKMLINIADHPELAQDLITNRLQRPHFPGGYNKGDVKKFRKGLHLPKKTAFIVGHTPLDPFGSIWRDVGAIKNHHIIYSAHTEGPSLFVGLDNKVVPITFPAEPLTKLINKLK